One window of Trifolium pratense cultivar HEN17-A07 linkage group LG5, ARS_RC_1.1, whole genome shotgun sequence genomic DNA carries:
- the LOC123887301 gene encoding zinc finger protein SHOOT GRAVITROPISM 5 encodes MENHLNRELDLLPPPRTDSSLLRLRSSSSSKSERGGPSLDLQLSISVGPPSMLMCDGVESLKWEASEQIRLAAMEKAYAERVRELTRREMEMAQSEFARARQMWERAREEVERAERIKERATRQVDSSCMEITCHSCRQRFRPASA; translated from the coding sequence ATGGAAAATCACCTAAACAGAGAACTCGATCTTCTCCCACCACCGCGCACCGATTCATCCCTCCTCCGTCTccgatcatcctcatcttcaaAATCCGAACGCGGCGGTCCATCACTGGACCTACAGCTCTCAATCAGCGTCGGTCCACCATCGATGCTGATGTGCGACGGCGTAGAATCTCTAAAATGGGAAGCATCAGAGCAAATCCGTCTCGCGGCGATGGAAAAGGCGTACGCGGAGAGAGTAAGGGAGTTAACAAGAAGAGAGATGGAAATGGCGCAATCAGAGTTCGCACGTGCGAGACAAATGTGGGAGCGTGCGAGAGAAGAAGTTGAAAGAGCTGAAAGGATCAAAGAAAGAGCAACAAGACAGGTTGATTCGAGTTGTATGGAAATTACCTGTCATTCTTGTAGGCAGAGATTCAGACCTGCTTCTGCTTGA